In Sulfurisphaera javensis, a single genomic region encodes these proteins:
- a CDS encoding lysylphosphatidylglycerol synthase domain-containing protein: MDKKTLVSFTIPIIVIIAYSEIFHVNIIHAILSIKLDFLLSFFLAYIGQILIVSYRDSLITNLDFYTSFKARFLGNAVSLAIPGAAGPDLSRAVTYVHKNVKLDKAFTLALYESFFDVNVGTALFLLLFWIKLSPLETILILIALGNILGWSSGLGYAYFTSGKLNRIEQKIFNIKYFKPLVESYMNLKDILRAKLKDKKITLYSIFLTALGYFLQSLPFYFLYKNLLFDYLINQTYLVATLVPIPSAAGIAELALSAILPPIYVIQVRILELVSYSLGFIYTKEIKLEVIKKEVKEIWKTS, translated from the coding sequence GTGGATAAGAAGACACTAGTATCTTTCACTATTCCCATTATTGTAATTATTGCTTATTCTGAAATATTTCACGTAAATATAATTCATGCTATTCTCAGTATAAAACTAGATTTTCTTTTGTCTTTCTTTCTTGCATATATAGGTCAAATTTTGATTGTATCTTATAGAGACTCCCTTATAACTAACCTAGATTTCTACACGTCTTTCAAAGCTAGATTTTTAGGAAATGCGGTAAGCCTAGCAATTCCTGGAGCAGCAGGTCCAGATTTAAGTAGAGCAGTAACTTATGTTCATAAAAACGTAAAGTTAGACAAAGCCTTTACTTTAGCACTTTACGAATCATTTTTCGATGTTAATGTAGGTACAGCGTTATTTTTATTGCTCTTTTGGATAAAATTGTCTCCTTTAGAAACAATACTTATTCTTATTGCCTTAGGTAACATTTTAGGATGGAGTAGTGGTTTAGGATATGCGTATTTTACTTCTGGTAAATTAAATAGAATAGAGCAGAAAATTTTTAACATAAAATATTTTAAACCACTAGTTGAAAGTTATATGAATTTAAAAGATATATTAAGAGCAAAACTTAAAGATAAAAAGATAACATTGTACTCTATTTTTCTAACTGCTTTAGGTTATTTCCTTCAGTCATTACCTTTTTATTTTCTTTATAAAAATCTTCTTTTCGATTACTTAATTAACCAAACCTACTTAGTCGCAACTTTAGTTCCTATACCTTCAGCAGCTGGTATTGCAGAATTAGCATTATCAGCTATTTTACCTCCAATTTATGTGATTCAAGTGAGAATACTTGAGTTAGTTTCTTATTCCTTAGGTTTTATTTATACAAAAGAAATTAAACTAGAAGTAATAAAGAAAGAAGTGAAAGAAATATGGAAAACTTCTTAA
- a CDS encoding ThiF family adenylyltransferase yields MERYSRQLLVLGIETQRKLKDLKVTVVGCGALGSTLTELLARLGVGHIRVIDADIVELSNLHRTHLFTEKDIGKPKAIVCKERAKEINNEIEVDTITDIIDENNVESLIEGSDYVFDALDNLYFRLLLNDACVKHSIPLIYGGVMSEYSSVKLILPKKNACLSCFLNYEGDEENVCETIGTLDTVVTITASIQVQLMLNHIRGIEDNYLYYIDVKNMRFDKINIERNEKCQACSLHEFKFLHGKEQKPNCGIIRIDNKILKNEFSIEKRNNELIICYSNGKCFKKVSR; encoded by the coding sequence ATGGAAAGATATTCAAGGCAGTTATTAGTATTAGGTATTGAAACACAACGAAAACTAAAAGATTTGAAAGTAACTGTTGTTGGTTGTGGAGCTTTAGGTTCTACGTTAACTGAATTATTAGCTAGATTAGGAGTAGGACATATAAGAGTAATTGATGCTGATATAGTAGAACTAAGCAATTTACATAGAACTCATCTTTTTACAGAAAAAGATATAGGAAAACCAAAAGCTATAGTATGTAAAGAAAGGGCTAAAGAAATTAATAATGAAATAGAAGTTGATACTATTACCGACATTATAGACGAGAATAATGTAGAAAGTCTAATAGAAGGTAGTGATTACGTTTTCGATGCATTAGATAACTTATATTTTAGGCTACTCCTTAATGATGCATGCGTTAAACACTCAATCCCATTAATATACGGAGGAGTTATGAGTGAGTACTCATCAGTAAAACTTATTTTACCGAAGAAGAATGCATGCCTCTCATGTTTCTTAAATTATGAAGGAGACGAAGAAAACGTTTGTGAAACAATAGGAACTTTGGACACTGTTGTAACAATTACAGCAAGCATTCAAGTTCAGTTAATGTTAAATCATATTAGAGGAATTGAGGATAATTATCTCTACTACATCGACGTCAAGAATATGAGATTTGATAAGATTAACATTGAAAGAAATGAGAAATGTCAGGCTTGTAGCTTGCATGAATTTAAATTCTTGCATGGAAAAGAACAAAAACCTAATTGTGGAATAATTAGGATTGATAATAAAATTCTAAAAAATGAATTTAGTATTGAAAAGCGTAATAACGAATTAATAATCTGTTATAGTAATGGAAAATGTTTTAAGAAAGTATCTAGATAA
- a CDS encoding transketolase encodes MEGGRRDGIPISIEELNKLKSIAEKARRNVVKMLFYDQTIHVGSSLSSIEILTTLLFRYVREGKDPINRDWLILSKGHAAPALYAILVEKGYINEDELWKIQDISGLLQGHPEIHIPGIDMSTGSLGQGLSFGVGVAQGIKMRGGSGRVFVIMGDGEQDEGEIWEAMTHAVTRKLDNLIAFIEMNGFQLDAATSEVKPKDFLPDVWRAVGWKTLSCDGHDFISLINTIEEALKAKAPVVIFAKTRRGMGFKPIENTEKQRASPDDAKKYLTNA; translated from the coding sequence ATGGAAGGAGGGAGACGTGATGGAATTCCAATATCAATAGAAGAATTAAATAAATTAAAGAGCATAGCTGAAAAGGCAAGAAGAAACGTTGTAAAGATGTTATTTTATGATCAAACAATACATGTGGGTTCTTCGCTTAGCAGTATAGAGATATTAACTACTCTATTATTTAGATATGTAAGAGAAGGAAAAGATCCGATAAATAGAGACTGGTTAATTCTAAGTAAAGGTCATGCAGCACCAGCGTTATATGCAATTCTAGTAGAAAAAGGATATATAAATGAAGATGAATTATGGAAAATTCAAGATATATCTGGATTATTACAAGGTCATCCGGAAATTCATATACCAGGAATTGATATGTCAACTGGAAGCCTTGGACAAGGATTAAGTTTTGGTGTTGGTGTTGCTCAAGGCATTAAAATGAGAGGTGGCAGTGGTAGAGTTTTCGTTATAATGGGTGATGGAGAGCAAGATGAAGGTGAGATATGGGAAGCTATGACACATGCTGTGACAAGAAAACTTGATAATTTAATTGCATTTATTGAAATGAACGGTTTTCAGTTAGACGCTGCAACATCAGAGGTAAAGCCTAAAGACTTCTTACCAGATGTTTGGAGAGCTGTCGGTTGGAAAACATTAAGTTGTGATGGACATGATTTCATAAGTTTGATTAACACAATTGAGGAAGCATTAAAGGCAAAGGCGCCAGTGGTTATATTTGCAAAAACAAGGAGAGGAATGGGCTTTAAGCCAATTGAAAATACTGAAAAACAGAGGGCGAGTCCAGATGATGCAAAGAAGTACCTTACCAATGCGTGA